From a region of the Alosa sapidissima isolate fAloSap1 chromosome 9, fAloSap1.pri, whole genome shotgun sequence genome:
- the LOC121718272 gene encoding GTPase IMAP family member 8-like isoform X2 → MAAQMVCKQDDLQIIVLGYNRSGKTATINTFLGVGAYHQGEGATHSVKREGVVVGRKVTLIDTPGWWKLYSATQTAEYIKRELVLSTSLCPPGPHALLLVVELDSPFTEIEYTSVVEHCELLGANIWEHTIVLFTKGDLLTDKTIEERIKSQEEKLDQLVARCGGRYQVFDNKTKCDDRSQVKTLLDKLDELIASDHHHPFEVDHIKLKDIEEAKKVDKERGLINKERILEERQRIKINGEVLSLPEIRMILVGWVLSGKSYAGNIILNGDHFTPGKVTEKAESRKSKVFGRNLTVVDTPGWWKFLPAKYTPTRVKAELRRGVFLCGKYPQAILLTLTVETSFHEERRRMIQEMLEMYLGQDVWRHTIILFTWGNLLKDTTIEEVIESEGKALQWLIQKCGNRYHVFGERAQGSNQVEELLEKIEEMVAGNCVFCPSAESCMYTETGIRGNRVEERNDPQTEDAINIVDREWLRTDKNLIEEVQKQWIAATDAARKHKSNTSRNEPPNLQGEGHSTDIDNYGETFQDNPLYRGTADKPQSEKSDHSLQRQQSNGEMLAFHLKDMLGNEWRRRDFIVKKLVREAVQELKLETSSEPDPKELRESRDKVVGWLLKSSGYASYMSGSQEHLNVSDKDCID, encoded by the exons ATGGCGGCACAGATGGTATGCAAACAGGATG ATCTGCAGATTATTGTTCTTGGGTACAACCGGTCTGGCAAGACCGCAACGATAAACACATTCCTGGGAGTCGGAGCGTATCATCAGGGGGAAGGAGCAACACACTCCGTCAAGAGAGAGGGCGTGGTTGTGGGTAGGAAGGTGACTTTGATTGACACTCCAGGATGGTGGAAGCTTTATTCCGCCACCCAAACCGCAGAGTACATCAAACGTGAGCTTGTGCTGAGCACCTCCCTCTGTCCACCCGGACCCCACGCTTTACTCCTGGTGGTCGAACTGGACAGTCCATTCACTGAAATCGAATATACGTCAGTGGTGGAACACTGTGAGCTCCTGGGTGCAAACATCTGGGAGCATACCATTGTCTTGTTCACCAAGGGAGATTTATTGACAGACAAAACCATCGAGGAGCGCATCAAGAGTCAGGAGGAAAAGCTTGATCAGCTGGTGGCGAGATGTGGAGGCAGATACCAGGTCTTTGACAACAAGACTAAATGTGATGATCGATCTCAAGTCAAAACACTTTTGGATAAATTAGATGAACTGATCGCCAGTGACCATCACCATCCCTTTGAGGTTGACCACATCAAACTGAAAGATATTGAAGAGGCGAAGAAAGTTGATAAGGAACGAGGACTAATAAACAAGGAGAGGATCttagaagagagacagagaatcaAGATAAATG GAGaagttctctctctgcctgaaaTAAGAATGATATTAGTTGGATGGGTGCTTTCTGGGAAGAGTTATGCAGGAAATATCATCCTAAATGGAGATCATTTTACCCCTGGGAAAGTGACTGAGAAGGCTGAGAGCAGAAAAAGCAAAGTCTTTGGCCGAAACCTCACTGTGGTCGACACACCTGGGTGGTGGAAGTTCCTCCCAGCCAAATACACTCCAACACGAGTGAAGGCAGAACTCAGGAGAGGAGTGTTCCTGTGCGGGAAGTACCCCCAAGCGATCCTCTTGACACTGACAGTGGAAACGTCATTCCACGAGGAGCGGAGACGCATGATTCAAGAAATGTTGGAGATGTACTTGGGACAGGATGTCTGGAGACACACCATCATTCTCTTCACATGGGGAAACCTGCTGAAAGACACCACCATCGAGGAGGTCATCGAGAGTGAGGGCAAAGCTCTGCAGTGGCTCATCCAGAAGTGTGGAAACAGATATCACGTCTTTGGTGAGAGAGCGCAGGGTAGCAACCAGGTTGAAGAGCTGCTGGAGAAGATAGAGGAGATGGTGGCTGGAAATTGTGTGTTTTGCCCTAGCGCAGAGTCTTGCATGTACACAGAAACAGGCATTAGGGGAAACAGGGTAGAGGAAAGAAATGATCCACAGACTGAAGATGCCATCAATATAGTGGACAGGGAGTGGTTGCGAACAGATAAGAATTTGATTGAGGAGGTCCAGAAGCAGTGGATTGCAGCCACTGACGCGGCACGCAAACATAAATCTAACACAAGCAGGAATGAGCCACCTAACT TGCAGGGAGAAGGGCATTCCACAGACATCGACAATTATGGAGAAACATTTCAGGATAATCCTCTCTACC GTGGCACAGCTGACAAACCACAGAGTGAAAAGAGTGATCACAGCCTCCAAAGACAGCAGTCTAATGGTGAGATGCTTGCATTTCATTTAAAAGATATGCTAGGAAACGAATGGAGACGCCGGGACTTTATAGTGAAGAAGCTAGTCCGTGAAGCTGTACAGGAACTTAAACTGG AAACTTCATCTGAGCCAGATCCGAAAGAGCTGAGGGAATCAAGAGACAAAGTCGTGGGCTGGTTACTGAAAAGCTCTGGCTATGCTTCCTACATGAGTGGCTCCCAAGAGCATTTAAACGTCAGTGACAAGGACTGCATAGACTAA
- the LOC121718272 gene encoding GTPase IMAP family member 8-like isoform X1: MVSSKSHFKVCQKLPLLTDLQIIVLGYNRSGKTATINTFLGVGAYHQGEGATHSVKREGVVVGRKVTLIDTPGWWKLYSATQTAEYIKRELVLSTSLCPPGPHALLLVVELDSPFTEIEYTSVVEHCELLGANIWEHTIVLFTKGDLLTDKTIEERIKSQEEKLDQLVARCGGRYQVFDNKTKCDDRSQVKTLLDKLDELIASDHHHPFEVDHIKLKDIEEAKKVDKERGLINKERILEERQRIKINGEVLSLPEIRMILVGWVLSGKSYAGNIILNGDHFTPGKVTEKAESRKSKVFGRNLTVVDTPGWWKFLPAKYTPTRVKAELRRGVFLCGKYPQAILLTLTVETSFHEERRRMIQEMLEMYLGQDVWRHTIILFTWGNLLKDTTIEEVIESEGKALQWLIQKCGNRYHVFGERAQGSNQVEELLEKIEEMVAGNCVFCPSAESCMYTETGIRGNRVEERNDPQTEDAINIVDREWLRTDKNLIEEVQKQWIAATDAARKHKSNTSRNEPPNLQGEGHSTDIDNYGETFQDNPLYRGTADKPQSEKSDHSLQRQQSNGEMLAFHLKDMLGNEWRRRDFIVKKLVREAVQELKLETSSEPDPKELRESRDKVVGWLLKSSGYASYMSGSQEHLNVSDKDCID, translated from the exons ATGGTGAGTTCAAAAtctcatttcaaagtttgccaGAAATTACCACTATTGACAG ATCTGCAGATTATTGTTCTTGGGTACAACCGGTCTGGCAAGACCGCAACGATAAACACATTCCTGGGAGTCGGAGCGTATCATCAGGGGGAAGGAGCAACACACTCCGTCAAGAGAGAGGGCGTGGTTGTGGGTAGGAAGGTGACTTTGATTGACACTCCAGGATGGTGGAAGCTTTATTCCGCCACCCAAACCGCAGAGTACATCAAACGTGAGCTTGTGCTGAGCACCTCCCTCTGTCCACCCGGACCCCACGCTTTACTCCTGGTGGTCGAACTGGACAGTCCATTCACTGAAATCGAATATACGTCAGTGGTGGAACACTGTGAGCTCCTGGGTGCAAACATCTGGGAGCATACCATTGTCTTGTTCACCAAGGGAGATTTATTGACAGACAAAACCATCGAGGAGCGCATCAAGAGTCAGGAGGAAAAGCTTGATCAGCTGGTGGCGAGATGTGGAGGCAGATACCAGGTCTTTGACAACAAGACTAAATGTGATGATCGATCTCAAGTCAAAACACTTTTGGATAAATTAGATGAACTGATCGCCAGTGACCATCACCATCCCTTTGAGGTTGACCACATCAAACTGAAAGATATTGAAGAGGCGAAGAAAGTTGATAAGGAACGAGGACTAATAAACAAGGAGAGGATCttagaagagagacagagaatcaAGATAAATG GAGaagttctctctctgcctgaaaTAAGAATGATATTAGTTGGATGGGTGCTTTCTGGGAAGAGTTATGCAGGAAATATCATCCTAAATGGAGATCATTTTACCCCTGGGAAAGTGACTGAGAAGGCTGAGAGCAGAAAAAGCAAAGTCTTTGGCCGAAACCTCACTGTGGTCGACACACCTGGGTGGTGGAAGTTCCTCCCAGCCAAATACACTCCAACACGAGTGAAGGCAGAACTCAGGAGAGGAGTGTTCCTGTGCGGGAAGTACCCCCAAGCGATCCTCTTGACACTGACAGTGGAAACGTCATTCCACGAGGAGCGGAGACGCATGATTCAAGAAATGTTGGAGATGTACTTGGGACAGGATGTCTGGAGACACACCATCATTCTCTTCACATGGGGAAACCTGCTGAAAGACACCACCATCGAGGAGGTCATCGAGAGTGAGGGCAAAGCTCTGCAGTGGCTCATCCAGAAGTGTGGAAACAGATATCACGTCTTTGGTGAGAGAGCGCAGGGTAGCAACCAGGTTGAAGAGCTGCTGGAGAAGATAGAGGAGATGGTGGCTGGAAATTGTGTGTTTTGCCCTAGCGCAGAGTCTTGCATGTACACAGAAACAGGCATTAGGGGAAACAGGGTAGAGGAAAGAAATGATCCACAGACTGAAGATGCCATCAATATAGTGGACAGGGAGTGGTTGCGAACAGATAAGAATTTGATTGAGGAGGTCCAGAAGCAGTGGATTGCAGCCACTGACGCGGCACGCAAACATAAATCTAACACAAGCAGGAATGAGCCACCTAACT TGCAGGGAGAAGGGCATTCCACAGACATCGACAATTATGGAGAAACATTTCAGGATAATCCTCTCTACC GTGGCACAGCTGACAAACCACAGAGTGAAAAGAGTGATCACAGCCTCCAAAGACAGCAGTCTAATGGTGAGATGCTTGCATTTCATTTAAAAGATATGCTAGGAAACGAATGGAGACGCCGGGACTTTATAGTGAAGAAGCTAGTCCGTGAAGCTGTACAGGAACTTAAACTGG AAACTTCATCTGAGCCAGATCCGAAAGAGCTGAGGGAATCAAGAGACAAAGTCGTGGGCTGGTTACTGAAAAGCTCTGGCTATGCTTCCTACATGAGTGGCTCCCAAGAGCATTTAAACGTCAGTGACAAGGACTGCATAGACTAA
- the LOC121718272 gene encoding GTPase IMAP family member 8-like isoform X3 has product MAHGLHKQDDLQIIVLGYNRSGKTATINTFLGVGAYHQGEGATHSVKREGVVVGRKVTLIDTPGWWKLYSATQTAEYIKRELVLSTSLCPPGPHALLLVVELDSPFTEIEYTSVVEHCELLGANIWEHTIVLFTKGDLLTDKTIEERIKSQEEKLDQLVARCGGRYQVFDNKTKCDDRSQVKTLLDKLDELIASDHHHPFEVDHIKLKDIEEAKKVDKERGLINKERILEERQRIKINGEVLSLPEIRMILVGWVLSGKSYAGNIILNGDHFTPGKVTEKAESRKSKVFGRNLTVVDTPGWWKFLPAKYTPTRVKAELRRGVFLCGKYPQAILLTLTVETSFHEERRRMIQEMLEMYLGQDVWRHTIILFTWGNLLKDTTIEEVIESEGKALQWLIQKCGNRYHVFGERAQGSNQVEELLEKIEEMVAGNCVFCPSAESCMYTETGIRGNRVEERNDPQTEDAINIVDREWLRTDKNLIEEVQKQWIAATDAARKHKSNTSRNEPPNLQGEGHSTDIDNYGETFQDNPLYRGTADKPQSEKSDHSLQRQQSNGEMLAFHLKDMLGNEWRRRDFIVKKLVREAVQELKLETSSEPDPKELRESRDKVVGWLLKSSGYASYMSGSQEHLNVSDKDCID; this is encoded by the exons ATCTGCAGATTATTGTTCTTGGGTACAACCGGTCTGGCAAGACCGCAACGATAAACACATTCCTGGGAGTCGGAGCGTATCATCAGGGGGAAGGAGCAACACACTCCGTCAAGAGAGAGGGCGTGGTTGTGGGTAGGAAGGTGACTTTGATTGACACTCCAGGATGGTGGAAGCTTTATTCCGCCACCCAAACCGCAGAGTACATCAAACGTGAGCTTGTGCTGAGCACCTCCCTCTGTCCACCCGGACCCCACGCTTTACTCCTGGTGGTCGAACTGGACAGTCCATTCACTGAAATCGAATATACGTCAGTGGTGGAACACTGTGAGCTCCTGGGTGCAAACATCTGGGAGCATACCATTGTCTTGTTCACCAAGGGAGATTTATTGACAGACAAAACCATCGAGGAGCGCATCAAGAGTCAGGAGGAAAAGCTTGATCAGCTGGTGGCGAGATGTGGAGGCAGATACCAGGTCTTTGACAACAAGACTAAATGTGATGATCGATCTCAAGTCAAAACACTTTTGGATAAATTAGATGAACTGATCGCCAGTGACCATCACCATCCCTTTGAGGTTGACCACATCAAACTGAAAGATATTGAAGAGGCGAAGAAAGTTGATAAGGAACGAGGACTAATAAACAAGGAGAGGATCttagaagagagacagagaatcaAGATAAATG GAGaagttctctctctgcctgaaaTAAGAATGATATTAGTTGGATGGGTGCTTTCTGGGAAGAGTTATGCAGGAAATATCATCCTAAATGGAGATCATTTTACCCCTGGGAAAGTGACTGAGAAGGCTGAGAGCAGAAAAAGCAAAGTCTTTGGCCGAAACCTCACTGTGGTCGACACACCTGGGTGGTGGAAGTTCCTCCCAGCCAAATACACTCCAACACGAGTGAAGGCAGAACTCAGGAGAGGAGTGTTCCTGTGCGGGAAGTACCCCCAAGCGATCCTCTTGACACTGACAGTGGAAACGTCATTCCACGAGGAGCGGAGACGCATGATTCAAGAAATGTTGGAGATGTACTTGGGACAGGATGTCTGGAGACACACCATCATTCTCTTCACATGGGGAAACCTGCTGAAAGACACCACCATCGAGGAGGTCATCGAGAGTGAGGGCAAAGCTCTGCAGTGGCTCATCCAGAAGTGTGGAAACAGATATCACGTCTTTGGTGAGAGAGCGCAGGGTAGCAACCAGGTTGAAGAGCTGCTGGAGAAGATAGAGGAGATGGTGGCTGGAAATTGTGTGTTTTGCCCTAGCGCAGAGTCTTGCATGTACACAGAAACAGGCATTAGGGGAAACAGGGTAGAGGAAAGAAATGATCCACAGACTGAAGATGCCATCAATATAGTGGACAGGGAGTGGTTGCGAACAGATAAGAATTTGATTGAGGAGGTCCAGAAGCAGTGGATTGCAGCCACTGACGCGGCACGCAAACATAAATCTAACACAAGCAGGAATGAGCCACCTAACT TGCAGGGAGAAGGGCATTCCACAGACATCGACAATTATGGAGAAACATTTCAGGATAATCCTCTCTACC GTGGCACAGCTGACAAACCACAGAGTGAAAAGAGTGATCACAGCCTCCAAAGACAGCAGTCTAATGGTGAGATGCTTGCATTTCATTTAAAAGATATGCTAGGAAACGAATGGAGACGCCGGGACTTTATAGTGAAGAAGCTAGTCCGTGAAGCTGTACAGGAACTTAAACTGG AAACTTCATCTGAGCCAGATCCGAAAGAGCTGAGGGAATCAAGAGACAAAGTCGTGGGCTGGTTACTGAAAAGCTCTGGCTATGCTTCCTACATGAGTGGCTCCCAAGAGCATTTAAACGTCAGTGACAAGGACTGCATAGACTAA
- the LOC121718272 gene encoding GTPase IMAP family member 8-like isoform X4 yields the protein MIIVLGYNRSGKTATINTFLGVGAYHQGEGATHSVKREGVVVGRKVTLIDTPGWWKLYSATQTAEYIKRELVLSTSLCPPGPHALLLVVELDSPFTEIEYTSVVEHCELLGANIWEHTIVLFTKGDLLTDKTIEERIKSQEEKLDQLVARCGGRYQVFDNKTKCDDRSQVKTLLDKLDELIASDHHHPFEVDHIKLKDIEEAKKVDKERGLINKERILEERQRIKINGEVLSLPEIRMILVGWVLSGKSYAGNIILNGDHFTPGKVTEKAESRKSKVFGRNLTVVDTPGWWKFLPAKYTPTRVKAELRRGVFLCGKYPQAILLTLTVETSFHEERRRMIQEMLEMYLGQDVWRHTIILFTWGNLLKDTTIEEVIESEGKALQWLIQKCGNRYHVFGERAQGSNQVEELLEKIEEMVAGNCVFCPSAESCMYTETGIRGNRVEERNDPQTEDAINIVDREWLRTDKNLIEEVQKQWIAATDAARKHKSNTSRNEPPNLQGEGHSTDIDNYGETFQDNPLYRGTADKPQSEKSDHSLQRQQSNGEMLAFHLKDMLGNEWRRRDFIVKKLVREAVQELKLETSSEPDPKELRESRDKVVGWLLKSSGYASYMSGSQEHLNVSDKDCID from the exons ATG ATTATTGTTCTTGGGTACAACCGGTCTGGCAAGACCGCAACGATAAACACATTCCTGGGAGTCGGAGCGTATCATCAGGGGGAAGGAGCAACACACTCCGTCAAGAGAGAGGGCGTGGTTGTGGGTAGGAAGGTGACTTTGATTGACACTCCAGGATGGTGGAAGCTTTATTCCGCCACCCAAACCGCAGAGTACATCAAACGTGAGCTTGTGCTGAGCACCTCCCTCTGTCCACCCGGACCCCACGCTTTACTCCTGGTGGTCGAACTGGACAGTCCATTCACTGAAATCGAATATACGTCAGTGGTGGAACACTGTGAGCTCCTGGGTGCAAACATCTGGGAGCATACCATTGTCTTGTTCACCAAGGGAGATTTATTGACAGACAAAACCATCGAGGAGCGCATCAAGAGTCAGGAGGAAAAGCTTGATCAGCTGGTGGCGAGATGTGGAGGCAGATACCAGGTCTTTGACAACAAGACTAAATGTGATGATCGATCTCAAGTCAAAACACTTTTGGATAAATTAGATGAACTGATCGCCAGTGACCATCACCATCCCTTTGAGGTTGACCACATCAAACTGAAAGATATTGAAGAGGCGAAGAAAGTTGATAAGGAACGAGGACTAATAAACAAGGAGAGGATCttagaagagagacagagaatcaAGATAAATG GAGaagttctctctctgcctgaaaTAAGAATGATATTAGTTGGATGGGTGCTTTCTGGGAAGAGTTATGCAGGAAATATCATCCTAAATGGAGATCATTTTACCCCTGGGAAAGTGACTGAGAAGGCTGAGAGCAGAAAAAGCAAAGTCTTTGGCCGAAACCTCACTGTGGTCGACACACCTGGGTGGTGGAAGTTCCTCCCAGCCAAATACACTCCAACACGAGTGAAGGCAGAACTCAGGAGAGGAGTGTTCCTGTGCGGGAAGTACCCCCAAGCGATCCTCTTGACACTGACAGTGGAAACGTCATTCCACGAGGAGCGGAGACGCATGATTCAAGAAATGTTGGAGATGTACTTGGGACAGGATGTCTGGAGACACACCATCATTCTCTTCACATGGGGAAACCTGCTGAAAGACACCACCATCGAGGAGGTCATCGAGAGTGAGGGCAAAGCTCTGCAGTGGCTCATCCAGAAGTGTGGAAACAGATATCACGTCTTTGGTGAGAGAGCGCAGGGTAGCAACCAGGTTGAAGAGCTGCTGGAGAAGATAGAGGAGATGGTGGCTGGAAATTGTGTGTTTTGCCCTAGCGCAGAGTCTTGCATGTACACAGAAACAGGCATTAGGGGAAACAGGGTAGAGGAAAGAAATGATCCACAGACTGAAGATGCCATCAATATAGTGGACAGGGAGTGGTTGCGAACAGATAAGAATTTGATTGAGGAGGTCCAGAAGCAGTGGATTGCAGCCACTGACGCGGCACGCAAACATAAATCTAACACAAGCAGGAATGAGCCACCTAACT TGCAGGGAGAAGGGCATTCCACAGACATCGACAATTATGGAGAAACATTTCAGGATAATCCTCTCTACC GTGGCACAGCTGACAAACCACAGAGTGAAAAGAGTGATCACAGCCTCCAAAGACAGCAGTCTAATGGTGAGATGCTTGCATTTCATTTAAAAGATATGCTAGGAAACGAATGGAGACGCCGGGACTTTATAGTGAAGAAGCTAGTCCGTGAAGCTGTACAGGAACTTAAACTGG AAACTTCATCTGAGCCAGATCCGAAAGAGCTGAGGGAATCAAGAGACAAAGTCGTGGGCTGGTTACTGAAAAGCTCTGGCTATGCTTCCTACATGAGTGGCTCCCAAGAGCATTTAAACGTCAGTGACAAGGACTGCATAGACTAA